Genomic window (Streptomyces sp. TG1A-60):
ACGAGGTGCTTCTCACGGCCGAGCGGGTACTGGTGGTGAACACCTCCCCGGTGTCGGGCGGCGAGCGCCGCGGCACGGTCGTGACACTGCGGGACGTGACCGAGCTGCAGTCCCTCACGGGCGAACTGGACTCCGAACGCGGCTTCACGCAGGCACTGCGCTCGCAGGCCCACGAGGCCGCGAACCGCCTCCACACGGTCGTCTCCTTGATCGAACTGGGCCGCTCGGACGAGGCGGTCGACTTCGCGACCGCTGAGCTGGAGCTCGCCCAGGCCCTGACGGACCAGGTGGTGGCGGCGGTGAGCGAGCCGGTACTGGCCGCCCTCCTCCTGGGCAAGACGGCCCAGGCGAACGAGCGGGGCGTGGAGCTGGTGGTCTCCGAGGACAGCCGCCTCGACGACGGTCTCCTCCCGCCGTCGCTCCCCGCGCGGGACCTGGTCACGGTGCTCGGCAACCTGATCGACAACGCGGTGGACGCGGCGCAGGGGTCGGTGGGGGCGCGGGTGACGGTGACGGCGCACACGGGCGGGGCCGAGGAGTTCGCCGACGACTCCGTCCTGGTGCTGCGGGTGGCGGACACCGGCACCGGCGTGGACCCGGCCCACACGGAGGCCGTCTTCGAACGCGGCTTCTCGACGAAACCGGCGCGGCCGGGCGGCCGGGGGCTCGGTCTGGCCCTCGTACGGCAGACCGCGCGCCGCCACGAGGGCACACTGACCGTGTCGGAGGCGCCCGGGGGCGGGGCGGAGTTCGAGGTGCGACTACCGCTGCGCACGGCCGATCCGGATCCCGGTTCCGGTCCCGGCCCCGCTTCCGGTTCCGGTTCCGGTTCCGGTTCCGGTTCCGGTTCCGGTTCCGGTTCCGGTTCCGGTTCCGGTTCCGGTTCCCTGAAGTCTGTCCGGGCCGTTGTGGCCGATGCCGTGCCTGGAGGCGACGACGTATGACGAAGGCCGAGTCCGATCCCATCAGAGTCCTGGTCGTCGAGGACGACCCCGTGGCCGCCGACGCGCACATGATGTACGTCGGCCGCGTCCCCGGTTTCACGGCGGTGGGCAAGGCCCACACCGGCGCGGAGGCGCGGCGGGCACTGGACCGCACACCGGTGGACCTGCTGCTGCTCGACCTGCACCTGCCGGACGTGCACGGCCTGCAGTTGGCCCGGTCGTTGCGCGCGGCCGGGTACCACGCGGACGTCATAGCGGTGACGTCCGCGCGCGACCTGACGGTGGTGCGGGAGGGCGTCTCCCTCGGGGTCGTGCAGTACGTCCTGAAGCCGTTCACCTTCGCGACGTTGCGGGACCGGCTGGTGCGCTACGCCGAGTTCCACGCGGCGGCCGGGGAGGCGAGCGGCCAGGCCGAGGTGGACCGGGCACTGGCCACACTCCGAGCACCCGGCACGGCGGCGCTGCCGAAAGGGCTGAGCGCGCCGACGTTGGAACGCGTGACGGTGGCGCTGCGGGACACGACCGAGGGCCTCACGGCGGCCGGCATCGCCGAGGCCGTGGGCATCTCCCGCATCACGGCCCGGCGGTACCTGGAGCACCTGGTGGACGCCGGGCGGGCGCGACGGGAGCCGCAGTACGGGCAGGTGGGGCGGCCGGAGTTGGTGTATCGGTGGGTGAAGGGGCAGTAGGCCGGGTTCGGACACCATGTCCTGCGTCGACCGTCGCCAAGTGCCAGGAATTCGGCGCCCGTAGGCGCTCCCGTAGGTGCCCGTCCAGCTTCGTCATACGGTCACCCCCGACTCAGGTCACTCCGACAACACGTCTCCCACAAACCGTAGGTTCCCACAACCCGTGATTGTGGCCGAACAGCCCGTAGTCACCGCAGCCCCGCACCCCTACGTTGTGCCCGTGCACCGACGCTCAGCCCACGAACGGCAGCCCCAGCACCCGCGACCGCACTTGACTCCGCACCCACCCGGCCGCCACCCGGACTCACCGGCGGCCACCCCGCCCTTCGACGCCCCGACCGCCCGAAAACTCCGCATCGCACTCGGCATGGGACCCGAGCACGTCGCCTACGGCATGCGCTCCTCGTACGGACTCCCGTACGTCACCCCGGACCTGGTCGCCGCCTGGGAACATGGCACGACGGCCCCGACGAGCCCCGAACTCACCGCGCTCGCGGGCGTGTTGTGGTGCTCACCCGGTGAACTCATCGGCACGCCCCGGACCTTGCGCGAGCACCGCACGGCCCGCGGACTCGCCGCCGAGGATGTCGCCGGCGCCGCCGGACTCGACCTCTCCGCCTACCTCCGGATGGAGGAGACCGGCGAGTGGCGCGGCACGGACCGCCAGTCCGCCGCCCTCGCCGAGGTGCTCGACCTCTCGCTGCCCGACCTGATCACCGTCACGGGACGCGAGGCGAAGCTCACCGAACTCCTCCGCAACGCGGTCAGCACGCGCTGGCAGGCGTACGTACGGCCGACCGCCAAGCTGCTCTCCCTCGACCGGCATCTCCTGGAAGACGTCCTCCAGGAGATGCACACCGACTACCAGGGCCGCATGACCGCCCCCCTCACCTGGGCCAACGGCACCGCCACGACCGACTCGGGCGACGCCGACCGCGACTATCTGGACCGGATCGTCGACCACTTCTGGTCACTGCTCCGGAGAACGACGACCTACTGACCCGGCCGTCCCGCCATTCGGCCGGAGCGGGCCCAGTCCCGTGGCAGGCCCTAGAACACCGACTCCGCCTCGTCCATCCGGTCCTTCGGCACCCTCTTCAGTTCGGTCACCGCCTCCGCGAGCGGCATCATCACCACATCGGTGCCGCGCAGCGCGGTCATCCGGCCGTACTCCCCGCGGTGCGCGGCCTCGACCGCGTGCCAGCCGAAGCGTGTGGCGAGCACCCGGTCGTACGCGGTCGGGGTGCCGCCCCGCTGGACGTGGCCGAGGATGACCGGCTTGGCCTCCTTGCCGAGGCGACGCTCCAGCTCGTACGCCAGCGCCGTACCGATGCCCTGGAAGCGCTCGTGGCCGAACTGGTCGATCTCGCCGTGGCCGTAGTCCATCGAGCCCTCGGCCGGGTGGGCGCCTTCCGCGACGCAGATGACCGCGAACTTCTTCCCGCGCGAGAAACGCTCCTCGACCATCTTCACCAGGTCGGCCGGGTCGAACGCGCGCTCGGGAAGACAAATGCCGTGCGCACCCGCCGCCATCCCCGACTCCAGCGCGATCCAGCCCGCGTGCCGGCCCATGACCTCGACCACCATCACCCGCTGGTGCGACTCGGCGGTCGTCTTCAGACGGTCCATCGCCTCCGCGGCGACCCCGACCGCCGTGTCGAAGCCGAACGTGCGATCCGTCGACGAGATGTCGTTGTCGATCGTCTTCGGGACGCCGACCACCGGCAGACCGGCATCGCTCAGCATGCGCGCCGCCGTCAGCGTGCCCTCCCCGCCGATCGGGATGAGTACGTCGATACCGAACCGGTGCGCCATGTCCTGCGCGTTCTCGCACGCCTCGCGGAGGCGGTCGCGCTGGAGGCGGGAGGAGCCGAGGATGGTGCCGCCGCGGGCGAGGATGCCGCTGACGGACTCCAGGTCGAGGGTGCGGTAACGGCCGTCGAGCAGGCCGGCGTAGCCGTCCTCGAAACCGATGACCTCGTGGCCGTACTGGGCGATCGCTCGGTGCACGACCGACCGGATCACTGCGTTCAGGCCCGGACAGTCGCCGCCTGCGGTGAGAACTCCGATACGCATCGTGCTGTGTCTCCTGCTCGTCCTGATCATCCTGCTCGGTACTGATACTTGTGAGCCAGTCCGATTGTTTCACGGCTCACAGGAGGCCGCCGCGCCCCTACAGGCTCTCCGGCGGGACCGCGACCTGACGGGCGCCTTAGCTACCCGCAAGGGTATTGTCAAGAGGGTTTCCGTCCGCCGCGACGGTGATTTCCGCACCTCTCGACCACACGAAACGGAGAGCACACGTGACGCGCAGCGTGTACGTGACCGGGATCGACCGCGGCGACGGCCGCCAGGTCGTCGAGCTGGGGATCATGGAACTCCTGACCCGCCAGATCGACCGCGTGGGGGTGTTCCGGCCGCTGCTGCACCACGGTCCCGACCGGCTCTTCGAACTGCTGCGCGCCCGCTATCGCCTCTCCCAGGACCCGGCGACCGTGTACGGCATGGACTACCACGAGGCGTCCACCCTCCAGGCCGAGCACGGCACGGACGAGCTGGTGTCCACCCTCGTCGACCGGTTCCACGCCGTCACCCGGTACTACGACGTCGTCCTCGTCCTCGGCACGGACTTCGCCGACACCCAGTTCCCGGACGAACTCTCCCTCAACGCCCGGCTCGCCAACGAGTTCGGCGCCTCCGTCATCCCCGTCGTCGGCGGACGGAAGCAGACGGCCGAAGCCGTGGCCGCCGAGACGCACAACGCGTACCGCGCCTACGCAGGCCTCGGCTGTGACGTCCTCGCCATGGTCGTCAACCGGGTCGCGCCCGCCGACCGCGCCGAGACGACCGAGCGCCTCGGCGACTCCCGGCTCCCGCTCCCCGTGCCCTGCTACGTCGTGCCGGACGAGCCCGCCCTCTCCGCCCCGACCGTCGCCCAGATCACCCACGCGCTCGGCGGCAAGGTCCTCCTCGGCGACGACTCCGGGCTCGCCCGTGACGCGCTGAACTTCGTCTTCGGCGGGGCCATGCTGCCCAACTTCCTCAACGCCCTCACCCCCGGCTGCCTGGTCGTCACCCCCGGCGACCGCGCGGACCTGGTCGTGGGAGCGCTGGCCGCCCACAGCGCCGGGACCCCGCCGATCGCCGGCGTCCTGCTCACCCTCGACGAGCGGCCCAGCGACGAAGTGCTCACCCTCGCCGCCCGCCTCGCCCCCGGCACCCCCGTGGTCGCCGTGGAGGCCGGCTCCTTCCTGACCGCCTCCGAACTCTTCTCCATGGAGGGGAAGTTGAGCGCGTCGACCCCGCGCAAGGCGGAGACCGCGCTCGGTCTCTTCGAGCGGTACGTCGACACCGCCGAGCTGCGCGACCGGGTCTCCGCGCCGAGCGGCGACCGCGTCACACCGATGATGTTCGAGCACACGCTCCTCGAACAGGCCCGCGCCGACAAGCGCCGCGTCGTGCTGTGCGAGGGCACCGAGGAACGCGTGCTGCACGCGGCCGAGGTGCTGCTGCGGCGCGGGGTGTGCGACCTGACCCTCCTCGGGCCGGTCGACCAGATCCGCAAGAAGGCCGCCGACCTCGGCATCGACCTCGGCGACAGCATGCTGGTGGACCCGGCGACCTCCGAGTGGCGGGACTCCTTCGCGGAGAAGTACGCGCGGTTGCGGGCCCACAAGAACATCAGCGTCGAGCTGGCGTACGACGTCGTGTCCGATGTGAACTACTTCGGCACCCTCATGGTCCAGGAGGGCCTGGCCGACGGCATGGTGTCGGGGTCCGCGCACTCCACCGCCGCCACCATCCGCCCGGCCTTCGAGATCATCAAGACCCAGCCGGACACCGACATCGTCTCGTCCGTCTTCTTCATGTGCCTCGCCGACAAGGTGCTGGTGTACGGGGACTGCGCGGTCAACCCCGACCCGAACGCCGCGCAGCTGGCCGACATCGCAATCCAGTCCGCCGCGACCGCCCTGCGGTTCGGCGTGGAGCCGCGCATCGCGATGCTGTCGTACTCCACCGGCACGTCCGGCTCGGGCGCCGACGTCGACAAGGTGCGGGAGGCGACCGAGACCGTGCGCTCGCGGCGGCCCGATCTGAAGATCGAGGGGCCGATCCAGTACGACGCCGCCGTCGAGCCGAGTGTCGCGGCGACCAAGCTGCCGGGCTCCGAAGTCGCGGGCCAGGCAACGGTGTTGATCTTCCCGGACCTCAACACGGGCAACAACACCTACAAGGCCGTGCAGCGTTCGGCCGGCGCGCTCGCGGTCGGTCCGGTCCTGCAGGGGTTGCGCAAGCCGGTCAACGACCTGTCCCGGGGCGCACTCGTCCAGGACATCGTCACCACCGTCGCCATCACGGCGATCCAGGCCCAGACACCCGTGGCCGCGGGCCCGGCCCAGTGACCTCCACCGACGACAGAAAGCCCAGCCCCGTGACCGCGACCCGCGTCCTCGTCCTCAACTCCGGCTCGTCCTCGGTCAAGTACCAGCTGCTCGACATGCGCGACAGCAGCCGTCTGGCCCTGGGCCTGGTCGAGCGCATCGGCGAGGAGGGCTCCCGGCTGAAGCACACCCCGCTCACCGACGGGGGCGCCTCCCGTGAGCACGCCGAGCCCATCGCCGACCACGAGGCCGCCCTGAAGGCCGTCGCCGGGGAGCTGGCCGCGGACGGGCTCGGCCTCGACTCCCCCGAGCTGGCCGCCATCGGGCACCGCGTCGTGCACGGCGGGCAGAGCTTCACCCACCCGACCGTCGTCGACGACGCCGTGCTCGCCGAGATCGAGCGGCTGATCCCGGTGGCGCCGCTGCACAACCCGGCCAACCTGACCGGCATCCGCACGGCGCGGGCGCTGCGCCCGGACCTGCCGCAGGTGGCCGTGTTCGACACCGCGTTCCACACCACGATGCCGGAGTCCGCCGCCCGCTACGCCATCGACGTCGAGACGGCCGACGCGCACCGCATCCGGCGCTACGGCTTCCACGGCACCTCGCACGCGTACGTCTCCCGGGCCACGGCGGAGCTGCTGGGCAGGGCGCCGGAGGACGTCAACGTCATCGTGCTGCACCTCGGCAACGGGGCGTCCGCGTCGGCGGTCGAGGGCGGCCGGTGTGTGGACACCTCGATGGGGCTGACGCCTTTGGAGGGACTCGTGATGGGTACGCGGTCCGGAGACCTGGACCCGGCCGTCATCTTCCATTTGATGCGCGTTGGCGGAATGTCCACGGACGAGATCGACACTCTCCTCAACAAGAAGAGCGGCCTGATCGGACTGTGCGGCGACAACGACATGCGGGAAATACGCCGAAGAATCGACGGGGGCGACGAGCGGGCGAAGCTGGCCTTCGACATCTACGTTCACCGGTTGAAGAAGTACATCGGCGCCTACTACGCGGTGCTCGGCCGGGTGGACGCTCTCACGTTCACCGCGGGCGTCGGCGAGAACGCGGCGCCCGTGCGGGCCGCCGCCGTCGCGGGCCTTCACGGGCTGGGCCTCGCGGTCGACGGCGAGCTGAACGCCGTGCGGAGCGGTGAGCCACGGCTGATCTCGCCGGCCGGCGCGCGGGTCGCGGTCGCGGTGGTGCCGACGGACGAGGAACTGGAGATCGCGACACAGACGTACGCCCTGGTCGTAAAGAAAGCCTGAGTCACACATGAGCTTCGAAAAGAGCAAGTGAGCAAAGAACGGAACAGCTGAGCAATACACGCCGGTAACACGACTGAGCGCATAGCCGCCCATTTGCTTATTCCGCCAGACGGAATATTCCGTAGCGAAACAAACCGATAGGATCGTCCCATGCGCCGTTCGAAAATCGTCTGTACTCTCGGCCCCGCGGTCGACTCCCACGAGCAACTGGTCGCCCTCATCGAGGCCGGCATGAACGTGGCCCGCTTCAACTTCAGCCACGGCAGCCACGCCGAGCACCAGGGCCGCTACGACCGGGTCCGGGCCGCCTCCGCCGAGACCGGAAGGGCCATCGGTGTCCTCGCCGACCTGCAGGGCCCGAAGATCCGTCTGGAGACCTTCGCCGAGGGTCCGGTGGAGCTGGTGCGCGGTGACGAGTTCACCATCACCGCCGAGGACGTGCCGGGCGACAGGCAGATCTGCGGTACGACGTACAAGGGCCTGCCCGGTGACGTCTCCCCCGGCGACCAGATCCTCATCAACGACGGCAACGTCGAGCTGAGGGTCATCGAGGTCGAGGGTCCGCGGGTGCGGACGGAGGTCATCGAGGGCGGCGTCATCTCCGACCACAAGGGCATCAACCTGCCCGGCGCGGCCGTGAACGTGCCGGCCCTGTCCGAGAAGGACGTCGAGGACCTGCGGTTCGCGCTGCGGATGGGCTGCGACCTGGTGGCGCTGTCCTTCGTGCGGGACGCCCATGACGTGCGGGACGTCCACAAGGTGATGGACGAGGTGGGCCGCCGGGTCCCCGTCATCGCCAAGGTGGAGAAGCCGCAGGCCGTGGAGAACATGGAGGACGTCGTGATGGCGTTCGACGGCGTGATGGTCGCCCGCGGCGACCTGGCCGTCGAGTACCCCCTCGAAAGGGTCCCCATGGTGCAGAAGCGGCTCATCGAGCTGTGCCGCCGCAACGCCAAGCCGGTGATCGTGGCGACACAGATGATGGAGTCGATGATCACCAACTCCCGTCCCACGCGCGCCGAGGCGTCCGACGTCGCCAACGCGATCCTGGACGGCGCGGACGCGGTCATGCTGTCGGCGGAGTCCAGCGTGGGCGCCTACCCGCTGGAGACGGTCCGGACGATGTCGAAGATCGTCACGGCGGCCGAGGAGGAACTGCTCGCCAAGGGTCTGCAGCCGCTCGTGCCGGGCAAGAAGCCGCGTACGCAGGGTGGTTCGATCGCCCGTGCCGCCTGCGAGATCGCCGACTTCCTCGGCGGCCGGGCCCTGGTGGCCTTCACGCAGTCCGGCGACACCGCCCGCCGGCTGTCGCGCTATCGCGCGTCCCAGCCGATCATCGCGTACACCACCGACGAGTCCACCCGTAACCAGCTGGCGCTCAGCTGGGGTGTGGAGTCGCACGTCGTGCCGTTCGTGAACAGCACCGACGAGATGGTCGAGCTCGTCGACCACGAGATGGTCAAGCTCAACCGCTTCAACGAGGGCGACATCGCGGTCATCACCGCCGGCTCGCCCCCCGGCGTCCCGGGCACCACGAACATGGTCCGGGTGCACCACCTGGGCGGCGGCGCCCGCGACTGACACCGCCGGCCGTCACCGGCGTACGACGGCACCGAGGGCGCTCCCTGCCGGCAGGGAGCGCCCTCGGTATGTGCGGCTGCCGACGGGTCCGGACGGATCCCGGACGGATCCCCGTCCGGTGCTCGGCCGGCCCCGAGCGACTGCTCAGTCGGTCGTGTACTGGTGCAGGCCGGGCACGGTCAGCGTTCCGCCGAACTGGCCCGCCTGGACGACCTTCACCTTGGTGAAGTAGATCAGCGGGATGTTCAGCGGCGGCGGGTGCTCCGGGTCGAAGGTCACCGGGATCAGACCGAGCAGGTTGCCGGAGATGCTCTCGGTGTACATGACCGTGTCGCCGTCGCGGATCGTGGACGTGGTGCCCTGGCCGGCCTGCACGTGGTAGGTCACGCCGGCCTGCTTGTCCTCGACCGTCTGGTGCAGGTCGCCGATGTCGGTGCCGTCGGAGATGACGTACTTCAGCACCTCCTTGACCGTGCCGTCGGCGGTCCGCACCTTGACGACGCCCTGGTAGTCGGCGCCCTTCAGCAACAGCGAGCTGGCGTTCAGGTACCAGGGGTCGTCGGGCAGCGCCGGGATGCCCTTCTCGACGCCGCTCTCGTCGTCCGTGGCGACCGGGCAGCCGTCCGTGTCCGTGCTCTCGCTCGGGGACGGGCTCGGCGTGGCGGCGGGGTCCTCGGCGGGATCCTCCGCCGCCTCCTCGGTGTCCTCGACGGTGTCGGTGACGTCCTTCGCGGTGTCCTCGACCTTGCCGGCGGTGTCCTGCGCGTCCTTGCCTGCGTCCGAGCCGACGCCCGTGTCCGTACCGGTGCCCTCGTCCGCCTCGGAGGCCGAGGGGGACGGGGACGGGGACGGGCCGGCCGGGTCCGACGGTGTGGTGTCCGCCGACTCCTGGTCGCCCGGCGTGAAGAGGTCCTCCAGCGCGCTGCCTATGTCCTCCAGGACGTTGCCGCCGCCCTCGTCCCCGGAGGCGTCGCCGGACGGCGTGCCCGAGGCGTCGGTGGCGGTCTTGCCGGAGCTGTCGCCCGTACCGGACCCGTCCGTCGTGCCCTTGTCGTCGGAACCTGAATCCGACGAAGAGGAGTCGTCCGAGGACGTGTCACCGGAGGCCGAGTCGCCGGTGGAGCCGCCGTCCGAGGAGTCGCCGTCCGCGGCCGTGTCCTCGTCCTTGGCCCCGTCGTCCTCGGCCTCGTCGCCCGCGGGGTCGGTGCTCTCCGGGGCGGACGGCGTCGGGGTCGGTGACGCGGAGGTGTCCGCGCCCTCCTCGGCGGCCTCCAGGGCCTCCACGCAGTCCTTGTACTCGTCGGCCGTCAGGCTCTGTGTCGCGGGGTCCTCGGCGCGGGCGAGGGTGGGCGTGAAGCCCATGCCCATGAGGACCGCCGTCGGCATCGCCGCCAGGGCTATCGCCTTGCCCGCCGGCATGTTCAGCCGGGTGAGAAGGGGCTTCTTGGGCGCCGCGTGCCGCGGTCCGGATCTCGCACGGGACTCTCCCACCGAAGTCCCGTGGGTCACCTCGTCAGCCGGCACTGTGCCTCCCGTTCGTCCCGTTCGTGGGGGTGGTACCTGTCAGGTCGTCGCCCTTCAGGAGGTCGACGCCTTGCTGTGCCGTGTTCTGCGGGGCCGTGCTCTGGGGAGCCCGGGTCCG
Coding sequences:
- a CDS encoding ATP-dependent 6-phosphofructokinase, with the protein product MRIGVLTAGGDCPGLNAVIRSVVHRAIAQYGHEVIGFEDGYAGLLDGRYRTLDLESVSGILARGGTILGSSRLQRDRLREACENAQDMAHRFGIDVLIPIGGEGTLTAARMLSDAGLPVVGVPKTIDNDISSTDRTFGFDTAVGVAAEAMDRLKTTAESHQRVMVVEVMGRHAGWIALESGMAAGAHGICLPERAFDPADLVKMVEERFSRGKKFAVICVAEGAHPAEGSMDYGHGEIDQFGHERFQGIGTALAYELERRLGKEAKPVILGHVQRGGTPTAYDRVLATRFGWHAVEAAHRGEYGRMTALRGTDVVMMPLAEAVTELKRVPKDRMDEAESVF
- a CDS encoding acetate kinase, which encodes MTATRVLVLNSGSSSVKYQLLDMRDSSRLALGLVERIGEEGSRLKHTPLTDGGASREHAEPIADHEAALKAVAGELAADGLGLDSPELAAIGHRVVHGGQSFTHPTVVDDAVLAEIERLIPVAPLHNPANLTGIRTARALRPDLPQVAVFDTAFHTTMPESAARYAIDVETADAHRIRRYGFHGTSHAYVSRATAELLGRAPEDVNVIVLHLGNGASASAVEGGRCVDTSMGLTPLEGLVMGTRSGDLDPAVIFHLMRVGGMSTDEIDTLLNKKSGLIGLCGDNDMREIRRRIDGGDERAKLAFDIYVHRLKKYIGAYYAVLGRVDALTFTAGVGENAAPVRAAAVAGLHGLGLAVDGELNAVRSGEPRLISPAGARVAVAVVPTDEELEIATQTYALVVKKA
- a CDS encoding sensor histidine kinase; translation: MRVPSLLRPRSLAGQLFAVQAVLIAAVVAGYALFTYVGDRSQAEDAARRQALAVAATVADAQSVRDALHTDDPTARLQPYATEVRQHAGVDFVTIMTPDGIRWTHPVVRRIGQRFVGHIEKAQRGGTITETYTGTLGPSVRAVVPVKENGEVIGLVSAGIKVQAISDRVQDQVTALVSVAAAALALGGIGTYIVNARLRRHTHNMNAAELSNMHDYHQAALHAVREGLLMLDGQYRVALINDGARELLGVTDEVVGRSVAELGLPSPLTGALLSSEPRVDEVLLTAERVLVVNTSPVSGGERRGTVVTLRDVTELQSLTGELDSERGFTQALRSQAHEAANRLHTVVSLIELGRSDEAVDFATAELELAQALTDQVVAAVSEPVLAALLLGKTAQANERGVELVVSEDSRLDDGLLPPSLPARDLVTVLGNLIDNAVDAAQGSVGARVTVTAHTGGAEEFADDSVLVLRVADTGTGVDPAHTEAVFERGFSTKPARPGGRGLGLALVRQTARRHEGTLTVSEAPGGGAEFEVRLPLRTADPDPGSGPGPASGSGSGSGSGSGSGSGSGSGSGSGSLKSVRAVVADAVPGGDDV
- a CDS encoding response regulator, translating into MTKAESDPIRVLVVEDDPVAADAHMMYVGRVPGFTAVGKAHTGAEARRALDRTPVDLLLLDLHLPDVHGLQLARSLRAAGYHADVIAVTSARDLTVVREGVSLGVVQYVLKPFTFATLRDRLVRYAEFHAAAGEASGQAEVDRALATLRAPGTAALPKGLSAPTLERVTVALRDTTEGLTAAGIAEAVGISRITARRYLEHLVDAGRARREPQYGQVGRPELVYRWVKGQ
- the pta gene encoding phosphate acetyltransferase, with the translated sequence MTRSVYVTGIDRGDGRQVVELGIMELLTRQIDRVGVFRPLLHHGPDRLFELLRARYRLSQDPATVYGMDYHEASTLQAEHGTDELVSTLVDRFHAVTRYYDVVLVLGTDFADTQFPDELSLNARLANEFGASVIPVVGGRKQTAEAVAAETHNAYRAYAGLGCDVLAMVVNRVAPADRAETTERLGDSRLPLPVPCYVVPDEPALSAPTVAQITHALGGKVLLGDDSGLARDALNFVFGGAMLPNFLNALTPGCLVVTPGDRADLVVGALAAHSAGTPPIAGVLLTLDERPSDEVLTLAARLAPGTPVVAVEAGSFLTASELFSMEGKLSASTPRKAETALGLFERYVDTAELRDRVSAPSGDRVTPMMFEHTLLEQARADKRRVVLCEGTEERVLHAAEVLLRRGVCDLTLLGPVDQIRKKAADLGIDLGDSMLVDPATSEWRDSFAEKYARLRAHKNISVELAYDVVSDVNYFGTLMVQEGLADGMVSGSAHSTAATIRPAFEIIKTQPDTDIVSSVFFMCLADKVLVYGDCAVNPDPNAAQLADIAIQSAATALRFGVEPRIAMLSYSTGTSGSGADVDKVREATETVRSRRPDLKIEGPIQYDAAVEPSVAATKLPGSEVAGQATVLIFPDLNTGNNTYKAVQRSAGALAVGPVLQGLRKPVNDLSRGALVQDIVTTVAITAIQAQTPVAAGPAQ
- the pyk gene encoding pyruvate kinase — translated: MRRSKIVCTLGPAVDSHEQLVALIEAGMNVARFNFSHGSHAEHQGRYDRVRAASAETGRAIGVLADLQGPKIRLETFAEGPVELVRGDEFTITAEDVPGDRQICGTTYKGLPGDVSPGDQILINDGNVELRVIEVEGPRVRTEVIEGGVISDHKGINLPGAAVNVPALSEKDVEDLRFALRMGCDLVALSFVRDAHDVRDVHKVMDEVGRRVPVIAKVEKPQAVENMEDVVMAFDGVMVARGDLAVEYPLERVPMVQKRLIELCRRNAKPVIVATQMMESMITNSRPTRAEASDVANAILDGADAVMLSAESSVGAYPLETVRTMSKIVTAAEEELLAKGLQPLVPGKKPRTQGGSIARAACEIADFLGGRALVAFTQSGDTARRLSRYRASQPIIAYTTDESTRNQLALSWGVESHVVPFVNSTDEMVELVDHEMVKLNRFNEGDIAVITAGSPPGVPGTTNMVRVHHLGGGARD
- a CDS encoding helix-turn-helix transcriptional regulator produces the protein MTPHPPGRHPDSPAATPPFDAPTARKLRIALGMGPEHVAYGMRSSYGLPYVTPDLVAAWEHGTTAPTSPELTALAGVLWCSPGELIGTPRTLREHRTARGLAAEDVAGAAGLDLSAYLRMEETGEWRGTDRQSAALAEVLDLSLPDLITVTGREAKLTELLRNAVSTRWQAYVRPTAKLLSLDRHLLEDVLQEMHTDYQGRMTAPLTWANGTATTDSGDADRDYLDRIVDHFWSLLRRTTTY